The following are from one region of the Littorina saxatilis isolate snail1 linkage group LG4, US_GU_Lsax_2.0, whole genome shotgun sequence genome:
- the LOC138965144 gene encoding uncharacterized protein, with amino-acid sequence MTDHRAEFRDFDHTKESDRLDVLLHSHLANKKQFQALWTVIRLLLLLSHGQATVERGFSVNKETSADNISELGLVARRQILNHIRQVGGVLKVDMSKELLMSASSARSRYQQFLDEEKKENEAVRAGAKRKRVEDSVSDLKLKRVRLEEEGTHLQNRADQRAEDAENDAINSLSIIAESNALRRRAKEKRASVFLMQKNIDDEMKRVDSL; translated from the coding sequence ATGACTGACCATAGAGCTGAGTTCCGGGATTTTGATCACACAAAGGAAAGCGACAGACTGGATGTGCTCCTCCACAGTCACCTGGCAAACAAGAAGCAGTTCCAAGCGCTGTGGACGGTCATCCGGCTCCTGCTGCTTCTCTCCCATGGCCAGGCGACTGTGGAGAGAGGTTTTTCTGTCAACAAGGAGACCAGTGCTGACAACATATCAGAGCTGGGCCTTGTTGCCCGTCGTCAGATTCTCAACCACATCAGGCAGGTGGGGGGAGTGCTTAAAGTGGACATGAGCAAGGAACTGCTCATGTCTGCTTCTTCTGCCAGAAGCAGGTACCAGCAGTTTCTGgatgaggaaaaaaaagaaaatgaggcTGTGCGAGCAGGTGCGAAGCGGAAGCGAGTGGAGGATTCAGTCTCCGACCTGAAGCTAAAAAGGGTCCGCCTGGAGGAGGAGGGCACCCACTTGCAGAACCGGGCAGACCAGCGAGCAGAAGACGCTGAAAATGATGCCATAAACTCACTCAGCATCATCGCCGAGTCAAATGCCCTTCGCAGGCGGGCAAAAGAGAAGAGAGCCAGTGTCTT